The following are encoded in a window of Sorex araneus isolate mSorAra2 chromosome 11, mSorAra2.pri, whole genome shotgun sequence genomic DNA:
- the ZNF239 gene encoding zinc finger protein 239, producing MESEKHISLASLIVTQDKSVTYCKNEPQYHEESKSLSMSEESSERNTVERKSLPMDHCSENLQTNLVSEVSEPASPLLGDEAKYQNGQYKDSSDPFDSKCKDIDGYKSRAVHRSHQQAPTNESRDCGETHSSSSDCQPCEKVHTAEPGHRCWCSQAFGESSALQLHQRNHMEEKPYKCEQCAKVFTKSSSLLIHRAIHTEEKPYKCDKCGKGFTRSSSLLIHHTVHTGEKPYKCDKCGKGFSQSSKLHIHQRVHTGEKPYECGECGMSFSQRSNLHIHQRVHTGERPYKCGECGKGFSQSSNLHIHRCSHTGEKPYQCYECGKGFSQSSDLRIHLRVHTGEKPYHCGKCGKGFSQSSKLLIHQRVHTGEKPYECSKCGKGFSQSSNLHIHQRIHKKDPH from the coding sequence atggaaAGTGAGAAACACATATCTTTAGCAAGCCTAATAGTCACACAAGACAAGTCAGTGACATACTGTAAGAATGAGCCCCAATATCATGAGGAAAGCAAAAGTCTCTCTATGAGTGAAGAAAGCAGTGAGAGAAACACAGTAGAGAGGAAAAGTCTTCCCATGGACCACTGTTCAGAGAACCTTCAAACGAATCTTGTGTCTGAGGTATCAGAACCAGCCTCACCCTTGTTAGGTGATGAGGCAAAGTACCAAAATGGCCAGTACAAAGACTCCTCAGACCCCTTTGACTCTAAGTGCAAAGACATTGATGGTTATAAATCAAGGGCAGTCCATCGGAGTCATCAGCAAGCTCCCACGAACGAGAGTCGTGACTGTGGAGAAACACACAGCAGTAGCTCAGACTGTCAACCGTGTGAGAAAGTTCACACTGCTGAGCCGGGACACAGATGTTGGTGTAGTCAGGCCTTTGGTGAGAGCTCGGCGCTACAGCTCCATCAGAGAAACCACATGGAAGAGAAACCTTACAAATGTGAGCAGTGTGCAAAAGTCTTCACCAAGAGCTCAAGTCTCCTCATCCATCGAGCCATCCACACAGAAGAGAAACCTTACAAGTGCGACAAGTGTGGAAAAGGCTTCACCAGGAGTTCCAGTCTGCTCATTCATCACACAGTTCATACCGGTGAGAAGCCTTATAAATGTGACAAGTGTGGGAAAGGCTTTAGTCAGAGCTCCAAGCTGCACATCCACCAGCGCGTGCACACTGGTGAGAAGCCCTATGAGTGCGGGGAGTGTGGGATGAGCTTTAGTCAGCGCTCCAACCTCCACATCCATCAGCGAGTCCACACAGGAGAAAGGCCCTACAAGTGCGGAGAGTGCGGGAAGGGCTTCAGCCAGAGTTCAAACCTTCACATTCACCGTTGCAGCCACACAGGGGAGAAGCCCTACCAGTGCTATGAGTGTGGGAAAGGTTTCAGTCAGAGCTCAGACCTCCGCATCCATCTCAGAGTCCACACAGGAGAGAAGCCCTATCATTGTGGCAAATGTGGGAAGGGCTTTAGCCAGAGCTCCAAACTCCTCATCCACCAGAGAgtgcatactggagagaaaccctatGAGTGCAGCAAGTGTGGGAAGGGCTTCAGCCAGAGCTCCAATCTCCACATCCACCAGCGGATTCACAAGAAAGATCCTCATTAA